In a single window of the uncultured Dysgonomonas sp. genome:
- the nhaA gene encoding Na+/H+ antiporter NhaA: MTGEKKEAIDKVVQPIQRFILQEKAGGIVLGLSVIIAMILANSPWSEDYFHILEHKLGFIFDGTPFFEYSIHHWINDGLMAVFFFVVGLELKREIVGGELSNPRKALLPIGAAIGGMLVPALIYIGFNPSGEVHHGWGIPMATDIAFALGVLYLLGSKIPLSLKVFLTALAIVDDLGAVLVIAFFYTSDISFFSLATGFAFALIMFIGNKMGVRSILFYAIFGILGVWTSFLLSGVHATIASVIAAFMIPADVKIRENLFVERIKHYLNKFREVDPKNEIPTLTNDQLHLLEEIKIDTNKAIPPLQRLEHRMHPLVTFVIIPIFALANAGVSLNIDMEQLFSTNIALGVGLGLLVGKVVGVVGFTLLLIKLKVAPFPQGMNVRNLFGLGLLASIGFTMSLFITSLAFTHPEYMVQAKIGIFAASIIGGVLGYITLSRSVKA, from the coding sequence ATGACAGGAGAAAAAAAAGAAGCTATCGATAAGGTAGTCCAACCCATTCAGCGGTTTATATTACAAGAAAAGGCCGGAGGTATAGTCCTCGGGCTGAGTGTTATCATAGCTATGATTTTAGCCAATTCCCCATGGTCGGAAGACTATTTCCATATATTGGAACATAAGCTGGGATTTATATTTGATGGAACACCTTTCTTTGAATATAGCATCCACCACTGGATTAATGACGGGTTGATGGCTGTTTTCTTCTTTGTTGTCGGCTTAGAACTCAAAAGGGAGATTGTTGGAGGAGAATTGTCCAATCCCCGCAAAGCCCTTTTGCCTATTGGTGCAGCAATCGGCGGTATGCTGGTACCTGCACTTATCTATATCGGATTTAATCCATCAGGAGAAGTTCATCACGGATGGGGAATACCGATGGCAACCGATATTGCTTTTGCTTTGGGCGTTTTGTACTTGTTAGGGAGTAAGATTCCACTATCGCTGAAAGTATTTCTTACAGCACTGGCAATTGTTGATGACTTGGGTGCAGTCTTGGTCATTGCATTTTTCTATACTTCTGACATCTCTTTCTTCAGCCTTGCTACAGGCTTTGCTTTTGCACTTATTATGTTTATAGGTAATAAAATGGGAGTCCGGAGTATTTTATTCTATGCCATTTTTGGTATTCTGGGAGTATGGACATCATTTCTCTTGTCAGGAGTACATGCTACAATAGCTTCTGTTATTGCAGCCTTTATGATTCCTGCCGATGTCAAAATAAGGGAAAATCTGTTTGTAGAAAGAATAAAGCACTATTTGAATAAGTTCAGGGAGGTCGATCCGAAGAACGAAATACCGACACTTACAAATGACCAATTGCATCTGTTAGAAGAAATAAAAATAGATACCAATAAAGCCATTCCTCCATTGCAACGCTTAGAACACAGGATGCATCCTTTAGTGACATTTGTTATCATTCCAATATTTGCTCTGGCCAATGCCGGTGTTTCACTGAATATTGATATGGAACAATTATTCAGTACGAATATAGCTCTTGGTGTAGGCTTAGGCTTGTTAGTGGGTAAGGTAGTGGGTGTTGTCGGCTTTACCCTTTTACTGATAAAGCTTAAAGTCGCACCCTTCCCTCAAGGAATGAATGTACGCAACCTGTTTGGTTTAGGATTGCTGGCATCTATCGGCTTTACCATGTCGCTATTTATCACATCGCTGGCATTTACTCATCCCGAATATATGGTACAGGCTAAGATCGGTATTTTTGCTGCTTCTATCATCGGGGGAGTGTTAGGATATATCACATTAAGCCGCTCAGTAAAAGCATAA
- a CDS encoding potassium transporter TrkG has product MLSRIKYIGLNPARLFVLSFLGLILIGTILLLLPISTTGSISLIDALFTTTSAVCVTGLVALDTSKDFTLFGQTVIMVMIQAGGLGILTFASYFSYFFKGGSSYEDQLTIGNISNIEKIDEIFKTLKRILIITIGIEAVGALFIFTSLNPALIPYLGDRIYFSVFHSISSFCNAGFSTLPHGIMENGYVDNYGFQLSLIFLFVLGGLGFPIVINLLKYLKHLIRRTFLQIFNHKKDVYKPWVMKLGSKINLITTFSLIVIGTILIFINEYNNILASHQGVGKFVTALFTATTPRTAGFNSIDFNQLHLSSLIIIIILMWIGASPASTGGGIKTSTFAIAVLNFISLARGRKNIEVCSREVSETSIRRAFAVMTLSVVVLAIGSLLISYFDEGLRLLDIIFESVSAYSTVGLSLGITPGLSSASKLVLIILMFIGRVTTLTLLIAFFKQVRMSNYTYPSEEILIN; this is encoded by the coding sequence ATGTTGTCCCGAATAAAATATATCGGATTAAATCCGGCAAGATTGTTTGTTCTCAGTTTTTTAGGTTTGATTCTTATCGGAACAATCCTACTGTTACTACCCATATCCACGACAGGGAGTATCAGTCTGATCGATGCTCTTTTTACAACAACGAGTGCAGTCTGTGTAACAGGTCTGGTAGCATTGGATACAAGTAAAGATTTTACATTGTTCGGACAAACAGTCATCATGGTTATGATTCAAGCCGGAGGTTTGGGTATACTAACTTTCGCCAGTTACTTCAGCTACTTCTTTAAAGGAGGATCGTCTTATGAAGACCAACTGACAATAGGTAACATCTCGAATATAGAAAAGATCGATGAAATCTTTAAAACGTTAAAACGAATATTGATTATAACGATTGGCATCGAAGCTGTGGGGGCACTCTTTATCTTTACAAGTTTAAATCCTGCTTTAATACCTTACTTGGGTGACCGGATTTACTTTTCAGTATTCCATTCCATATCCTCTTTTTGCAATGCAGGCTTTTCCACATTGCCGCATGGTATCATGGAAAACGGATATGTGGATAATTATGGATTCCAATTGAGCCTGATATTTCTTTTCGTTCTCGGAGGATTAGGATTCCCTATTGTAATCAATTTGTTGAAATACCTGAAACATTTAATCCGCAGAACATTCTTACAGATTTTCAATCACAAAAAAGACGTTTACAAGCCCTGGGTGATGAAACTGGGAAGTAAGATCAACCTGATAACAACATTTTCTTTAATCGTTATCGGAACAATCCTTATTTTTATAAATGAATATAACAATATACTTGCTTCCCATCAGGGAGTCGGAAAATTTGTTACCGCATTATTTACAGCAACAACGCCCCGTACAGCCGGTTTCAATTCCATTGATTTTAATCAACTACATTTATCATCTTTGATTATCATAATCATTCTGATGTGGATCGGTGCTTCTCCTGCCTCTACAGGAGGAGGTATAAAAACGAGTACATTTGCAATAGCAGTATTGAATTTTATCAGTTTGGCCAGAGGACGAAAGAATATAGAAGTGTGTAGCCGGGAGGTATCCGAAACATCCATAAGACGTGCTTTTGCGGTGATGACACTTTCTGTTGTTGTCTTAGCAATAGGGTCATTACTTATTTCATATTTCGATGAAGGCTTGCGTTTATTAGATATTATCTTTGAATCGGTTTCGGCCTATAGTACGGTTGGATTGAGTTTGGGGATCACTCCCGGTTTAAGTTCTGCCAGTAAACTGGTGCTGATAATACTTATGTTTATAGGTCGTGTAACAACACTCACTTTGCTTATTGCTTTCTTTAAGCAGGTAAGGATGTCTAATTATACTTATCCATCAGAGGAGATATTGATTAATTAA